A genomic region of Friedmanniella luteola contains the following coding sequences:
- a CDS encoding urease subunit gamma, which produces MNLAPSETEKLLQAVAGMVARDRLARGVKLNYPESVALLATWVVERAREGVGVEELMSSGREVLGRDAVMPGVAEMVSDVQVEATFPDGRKLVTLHEPIQ; this is translated from the coding sequence ATGAATCTGGCTCCGTCGGAGACCGAGAAGCTGCTGCAGGCCGTGGCCGGGATGGTGGCCCGGGACCGGCTCGCCCGCGGCGTCAAGCTGAACTACCCCGAGTCCGTCGCCCTGCTCGCCACCTGGGTGGTCGAGCGCGCCCGCGAGGGGGTGGGCGTGGAGGAGCTGATGAGCTCCGGCCGCGAGGTGCTCGGACGCGACGCGGTGATGCCCGGTGTCGCCGAGATGGTCAGCGACGTGCAGGTCGAGGCGACCTTCCCCGACGGCCGCAAGCTCGTCACCCTGCACGAGCCCATCCAGTAG
- the ureB gene encoding urease subunit beta, giving the protein MAGTSSDGPGAVRVRPGTIEINADRGPDERGELTVTNTADRPIQIGSHVHLPDVNTGLDFDRAAAYGFRLDIAAGTSVRFEPGASRTVATVRLRGRRRVPGLQLRGPQPSGAPLPAQGA; this is encoded by the coding sequence ATGGCGGGAACCTCCAGCGACGGCCCCGGTGCGGTCCGGGTCCGGCCCGGCACGATCGAGATCAACGCCGACCGCGGGCCGGACGAGCGGGGTGAGCTGACCGTCACCAACACCGCCGACCGGCCGATCCAGATCGGCTCGCACGTGCACCTGCCCGACGTCAACACCGGGCTCGACTTCGACCGCGCCGCCGCGTACGGCTTCCGGCTGGACATCGCCGCCGGCACCTCCGTGCGCTTCGAGCCGGGGGCGTCGCGCACCGTCGCGACCGTCCGCCTCCGCGGCCGCCGGCGCGTGCCGGGTCTCCAGCTCCGGGGACCTCAGCCGTCCGGAGCTCCGCTGCCCGCGCAAGGGGCCTGA